In the Vibrio gigantis genome, one interval contains:
- a CDS encoding extracellular solute-binding protein, with protein MKKWATLLAGSACALSMLSAPSFAKDNKELVFMNWGPYINSEILEKFTDETGIKVIYSTYESNETLYAKLKTHNKGYDLVVPSTYFVSKMRDEGMLQKIDKTKLNNFKNLDTNYLDKPYDPNNDYSIPHVVAITGLAVNTDMYDPEDFQSWADLWKPELEGQLMMMDDTREVFHIALRKLGYSGNTTNEKEIDEAYAELQKLMPNVLVFNSDNPGAPYMSGEVGLGMLWNGSAAAAQNEGLPIKLVFPKEGGIGWVDNFAISSGATNVEAAHKMIDFLLRPEIAEQISRDTGYLTAVKASNEKFKDSPALFPSQEDLDRVEWQAAVGDKTVKYEDYFMKLKAGQ; from the coding sequence ATGAAAAAATGGGCTACTCTATTAGCTGGTAGTGCATGTGCGCTTTCAATGTTATCTGCACCGTCTTTTGCGAAAGATAACAAAGAATTGGTATTCATGAACTGGGGACCTTACATCAACAGTGAGATCCTAGAAAAGTTCACCGATGAAACTGGCATCAAGGTGATTTACTCGACTTACGAGTCTAACGAAACCTTGTACGCAAAGCTAAAAACACACAACAAAGGTTATGACCTAGTTGTGCCGTCGACTTACTTCGTATCTAAGATGCGCGACGAAGGTATGTTACAAAAGATCGACAAAACGAAGTTGAACAACTTCAAAAATCTGGATACAAACTACTTGGATAAGCCATACGATCCAAACAACGACTACTCTATTCCACACGTTGTTGCGATCACTGGTCTTGCTGTGAATACAGACATGTACGATCCAGAAGATTTTCAAAGCTGGGCTGATTTATGGAAGCCTGAGCTCGAAGGTCAACTAATGATGATGGATGACACCCGTGAAGTGTTCCACATTGCTCTACGTAAGTTAGGTTACTCAGGTAACACAACTAATGAGAAAGAGATCGACGAAGCGTACGCTGAGCTACAAAAGCTAATGCCTAACGTTCTAGTATTTAACTCAGACAACCCAGGCGCGCCATACATGTCTGGTGAAGTCGGTCTTGGAATGCTTTGGAACGGTTCTGCAGCAGCGGCTCAAAACGAAGGTTTACCAATTAAACTGGTGTTCCCTAAAGAAGGCGGCATCGGTTGGGTTGATAACTTTGCAATCAGCTCTGGCGCAACAAACGTAGAAGCGGCTCATAAGATGATCGACTTCCTACTTCGCCCTGAAATCGCTGAGCAAATTTCTCGTGACACAGGCTACCTAACTGCAGTTAAAGCGTCTAACGAGAAGTTTAAAGACAGCCCAGCGCTGTTCCCATCGCAAGAAGATCTTGACCGTGTTGAATGGCAAGCCGCGGTTGGTGATAAGACAGTGAAGTATGAAGATTACTTCATGAAACTTAAAGCAGGCCAGTAA
- the potC gene encoding spermidine/putrescine ABC transporter permease PotC produces the protein MGRTVKFSFMALVYAFLYLPIIVLIANSFNANKFGMKWGGFTTKWYDALINNDSLMQAAWHSINVAVFSATAATIVGSLTAVALFRYQFKGKGAVNGMLFIVMMSPDIVMAISLLALFLVMGVQLGFFTLLAAHITFCLPFVVVTVYSRLNGFDVKMLEAAKDLGASEWTILKQIILPLAKPAVAAGWLLSFTLSLDDVIISSFVTGPTYEILPLKIYSMVKVGISPEVNALATVMLVVSLILVIISQLLAREKIK, from the coding sequence ATGGGTCGCACAGTTAAGTTCAGCTTTATGGCGCTGGTATACGCCTTCCTATATCTACCTATTATCGTATTGATAGCTAACTCGTTTAATGCCAATAAGTTTGGTATGAAATGGGGTGGCTTTACCACTAAGTGGTATGACGCGCTAATTAACAACGACAGCCTAATGCAGGCTGCGTGGCACTCGATCAACGTAGCGGTGTTCTCAGCAACAGCCGCAACGATTGTCGGAAGCCTGACAGCAGTAGCCCTATTCCGTTACCAATTCAAAGGTAAAGGCGCAGTCAATGGCATGCTGTTCATCGTAATGATGTCACCTGATATCGTAATGGCGATTTCGCTTCTTGCACTGTTCTTAGTAATGGGTGTGCAACTGGGGTTCTTTACCCTACTTGCAGCGCACATTACCTTCTGTCTGCCGTTTGTTGTTGTTACGGTTTACAGTCGCTTGAATGGCTTTGATGTAAAAATGCTAGAAGCAGCAAAAGACTTAGGTGCAAGTGAATGGACGATTCTAAAGCAGATCATCCTGCCTCTTGCTAAGCCAGCGGTTGCTGCGGGTTGGTTATTGAGCTTCACACTCTCTTTAGATGATGTGATCATCAGTTCTTTCGTAACTGGCCCTACGTATGAAATCTTGCCACTGAAGATTTACTCTATGGTTAAAGTAGGTATCTCTCCAGAGGTCAACGCCCTAGCAACAGTGATGTTAGTGGTGTCGCTAATATTGGTGATTATTTCTCAGTTGTTAGCGAGAGAGAAAATTAAGTAA
- the potB gene encoding spermidine/putrescine ABC transporter permease PotB has translation MSKKFNLQNAIVALITGWLVLFVMIPNIMIIGTSFLTRDEANLIEMTFTLDNYVRLADPLYFKVLMHSFYMAIVATLLCLIIGYPFAYIVAKMPAKWRPIMLFLVIVPFWTNSLIRTYGLKIVLGTQGVLNKSLLALDIIDKPLRIMYSETAVMIGLVYILLPFMILPLYSAIEKLDDTYLEAAKDLGANKLQTLLKVVLPLTMPGIIGGCLLVLLPALGMFYISDLLGGAKNLLIGNVIKSQVLNARDWPFGAATSIALTMAMAVMLYAYYRAGKLLNKKVELD, from the coding sequence ATGAGCAAGAAGTTTAATTTACAAAACGCAATTGTTGCTTTAATCACAGGTTGGTTAGTGCTGTTCGTGATGATTCCAAACATCATGATCATCGGTACTAGCTTCTTAACTCGTGATGAAGCGAACTTGATCGAGATGACCTTTACTCTCGATAACTACGTGCGTTTGGCTGACCCGCTGTATTTTAAAGTGTTGATGCACTCTTTCTATATGGCAATTGTCGCAACCCTACTTTGTTTAATTATTGGTTACCCGTTCGCTTATATCGTGGCAAAAATGCCTGCGAAGTGGCGTCCAATCATGTTGTTCCTAGTGATTGTTCCATTTTGGACTAACTCTTTGATTCGTACGTACGGATTGAAAATTGTACTGGGTACGCAAGGTGTCTTGAACAAAAGTTTGTTAGCGCTAGATATCATCGATAAACCGCTACGTATCATGTACTCAGAAACCGCTGTAATGATCGGTTTGGTATACATCCTACTTCCGTTCATGATTCTTCCGCTGTATTCAGCGATTGAAAAACTGGACGATACGTACTTAGAAGCGGCTAAAGATTTAGGTGCGAACAAACTGCAAACGCTATTGAAAGTCGTACTGCCACTAACAATGCCAGGTATTATCGGCGGCTGCTTGTTGGTGCTACTGCCTGCGTTAGGCATGTTCTACATCTCTGACCTATTAGGTGGAGCTAAAAACCTATTGATTGGTAACGTGATTAAGAGCCAGGTGCTCAACGCTCGAGACTGGCCGTTTGGCGCAGCGACGAGTATCGCACTGACCATGGCAATGGCTGTGATGCTGTATGCCTACTACCGAGCAGGTAAGCTATTGAACAAGAAAGTGGAGCTAGACTAA
- the potA gene encoding spermidine/putrescine ABC transporter ATP-binding protein PotA, with the protein MNAKKSVGKPVVQLTGISKSFDGKEVIGNLDLNVNHGEFLTILGPSGCGKTTVLRMIAGFETADSGQILLAEQNVTQVPAEQRHVNTVFQSYALFPHMTVFDNVAFGLRMQKVPNSEIEPRVMDALKMVRLEQMAQRKPHQLSGGQQQRIAIARAVVNKPKVLLLDESLSALDYKLRKQMQIELKQLQRQLGITFIFVTHDQEEALSMSDRIIVMRDGVIEQDGTPREIYEEPKNLFVARFIGEINVFEATAKSRQDEKRIVATIEGEESIIYHDKDVTPGQKLQVLLRPEDLRIEEIKESEQRGIVGHIVERTYKGMTLDSVVELESGMRVMVSEFFNEDDPDVDHSLGQKVAVTWVESWEVVLEDEQEV; encoded by the coding sequence TTGAACGCTAAAAAATCAGTAGGAAAGCCAGTAGTACAGCTAACTGGCATCAGTAAAAGTTTCGATGGTAAGGAAGTCATCGGCAATCTGGATTTAAACGTAAATCATGGTGAGTTTCTCACGATTTTAGGCCCATCAGGTTGTGGTAAAACAACCGTACTAAGAATGATTGCGGGTTTTGAAACGGCAGATAGTGGTCAAATACTATTAGCTGAACAAAACGTAACCCAAGTTCCTGCTGAACAAAGGCATGTAAACACTGTATTCCAAAGCTATGCCCTATTCCCACATATGACCGTTTTCGACAATGTGGCATTTGGCTTACGCATGCAGAAAGTTCCAAACAGCGAGATTGAACCTCGTGTAATGGATGCTTTAAAAATGGTGCGCCTAGAACAAATGGCACAACGAAAACCACACCAGCTATCTGGCGGCCAACAGCAACGTATCGCAATCGCTCGTGCTGTCGTTAATAAGCCAAAAGTTCTTCTATTGGATGAATCTCTATCTGCTCTTGATTACAAGTTACGTAAACAGATGCAAATCGAGCTGAAACAATTACAACGCCAACTTGGTATCACGTTCATTTTTGTAACGCATGACCAAGAAGAAGCGCTGTCTATGTCTGACCGCATTATTGTTATGCGTGATGGCGTGATTGAACAAGATGGCACACCAAGAGAGATCTACGAAGAGCCTAAGAACCTATTCGTTGCGCGCTTCATTGGTGAAATTAACGTATTCGAAGCGACAGCGAAATCTCGTCAAGATGAAAAACGCATTGTTGCGACAATCGAAGGTGAAGAGTCCATTATCTATCACGATAAAGACGTAACACCGGGTCAAAAACTGCAAGTATTGCTTCGCCCTGAAGATCTTCGTATCGAAGAAATTAAAGAGTCTGAGCAGCGCGGTATTGTTGGCCATATTGTCGAGCGAACCTATAAAGGCATGACATTAGATTCAGTCGTAGAACTTGAATCTGGTATGCGTGTCATGGTTAGCGAATTCTTCAACGAAGATGACCCTGATGTTGATCACTCACTGGGCCAAAAAGTTGCAGTAACTTGGGTTGAGAGCTGGGAAGTGGTATTAGAAGATGAGCAAGAAGTTTAA
- a CDS encoding DUF2189 domain-containing protein yields MNNDIEKDFNLGGSINRALSGDYELKATAVFQEAWKHTISHFLSFSPAIIALMFVQLAIFYIALKLQLGDPAVILDAVIDPESFTPQIVESIFIANFSYEVISAPIYAGICLMAMSHAAGLQTKVRHIGKGLQFTVPVILVTLFSLMLQGIAGMILPFLSIYFSLAFSHSILLICDKKVPPMQSLLLSLRAVNKKIFVVASIYLMVMLMFIVAAMMYGIGLIFVLPFFFHVKGILYREMFGIKLKLIASDRPKGDDDNNDSNNKNPQVFDA; encoded by the coding sequence ATGAACAACGACATCGAAAAAGATTTTAATTTGGGCGGTAGTATCAACCGTGCACTTTCTGGCGATTATGAGCTCAAAGCAACGGCTGTATTCCAAGAAGCTTGGAAACATACGATAAGTCACTTTCTTTCGTTCTCCCCTGCGATTATTGCTTTGATGTTCGTGCAACTGGCTATCTTTTATATCGCACTTAAACTGCAGCTTGGTGATCCCGCGGTTATCTTGGATGCGGTTATCGACCCAGAGTCATTTACGCCACAAATCGTTGAATCGATTTTTATTGCGAACTTTAGCTATGAGGTGATCAGCGCGCCGATCTATGCCGGTATTTGTTTAATGGCAATGAGTCACGCTGCTGGTCTACAAACTAAAGTTCGTCACATCGGAAAAGGTTTGCAGTTTACTGTTCCCGTTATTCTAGTGACTTTGTTTAGCCTAATGCTTCAAGGCATCGCAGGGATGATTCTGCCATTCTTGTCTATCTACTTCTCACTTGCGTTCAGCCATTCGATTCTGCTGATTTGTGATAAGAAAGTGCCGCCAATGCAATCGCTACTCCTTTCATTAAGAGCGGTAAACAAAAAGATCTTCGTAGTCGCGTCTATCTACCTAATGGTTATGTTGATGTTCATCGTGGCTGCGATGATGTATGGCATTGGCTTAATCTTTGTTCTTCCATTCTTCTTCCACGTGAAAGGTATCCTTTACCGTGAGATGTTTGGCATCAAGTTAAAACTGATTGCTTCAGATCGTCCAAAGGGCGATGACGATAACAACGACAGCAATAACAAAAACCCACAGGTGTTCGATGCATAA
- a CDS encoding glucosaminidase domain-containing protein yields the protein MHKNTQAGASKSLALKVTALALVGSISLVGPYIYQEERRRTTEQSANSTDQFGDLTVASSTPNFAAIEDVNEKKETFFSFLRPSINIENKRITKERAFLTKLSESGLSHIDSEDASYAKRLGKLYSLPVPSEGLDQAWLIEMLNRVNVLPEALVLTQAANESAWGTSRFATKANNYFGHWCYTKGCGLVPLQRNEGSSHEVATFSSSQESVHRYFMNLNRNRAYADLRAIRAKLAAQGDDLLTTETATDLTNGLLKYSERGSEYVTDLQAMIRHNKVYWKK from the coding sequence ATGCATAAAAACACACAGGCAGGCGCAAGCAAATCACTTGCGCTTAAAGTGACTGCACTGGCTCTTGTTGGCTCTATTTCACTGGTTGGTCCTTATATTTACCAAGAAGAACGACGACGTACGACAGAGCAGAGCGCAAATTCAACTGATCAATTTGGCGACTTGACGGTTGCTTCGAGCACACCGAACTTCGCGGCTATCGAAGATGTCAACGAGAAAAAGGAGACGTTCTTTTCGTTTCTACGTCCAAGCATCAATATTGAAAACAAACGTATCACCAAAGAGCGCGCGTTTTTAACTAAGCTCTCTGAGTCTGGTTTAAGCCATATTGATTCTGAAGACGCGTCTTATGCGAAAAGGTTAGGGAAGTTGTATAGCTTACCTGTGCCCAGTGAAGGTTTGGATCAAGCATGGCTAATAGAGATGCTTAACCGCGTCAATGTACTGCCAGAAGCGCTCGTACTGACACAAGCAGCGAATGAGTCAGCGTGGGGAACATCGCGTTTCGCCACCAAAGCGAACAACTATTTCGGACACTGGTGTTACACCAAAGGTTGTGGGCTTGTTCCGCTACAACGTAACGAAGGCAGTTCGCATGAAGTCGCAACATTCTCTTCAAGCCAAGAATCAGTACACCGTTATTTCATGAACCTTAATCGCAACCGCGCTTACGCCGATTTAAGAGCGATTCGTGCAAAACTTGCTGCGCAAGGTGACGATCTTTTAACAACCGAAACTGCGACAGATCTCACTAATGGCTTATTAAAATATTCTGAGCGAGGTTCAGAGTATGTGACTGATTTACAAGCTATGATCCGTCACAACAAGGTATACTGGAAAAAGTAA
- a CDS encoding DUF2987 domain-containing protein: MKKTALALLASLSLGVSLPASAQEYMFTYSKLYTQLKNNTKEGHDDVKVAVFFVDQQAQTTCHISKAWMEKEEHYEELKVSSANELLLPVDQNLRSANPLIFVQTQEQECAYSLVVMTQAPLVGTVEVAQIESLLPQMQAMLEDVSGMFSGWFTPDIQGLTLEFANKLEGNIELSNGKQIPIKKGRAKFTLAELNGTDSITLPESTVRVLPYIPAQ, from the coding sequence ATGAAAAAGACAGCACTCGCTTTATTAGCCTCATTAAGCCTTGGGGTTTCTCTTCCAGCTTCTGCACAAGAATACATGTTCACGTATTCTAAACTTTATACCCAGCTGAAAAACAACACCAAAGAAGGGCACGATGACGTCAAAGTTGCGGTCTTCTTTGTGGACCAACAAGCTCAAACAACCTGTCACATCAGCAAAGCGTGGATGGAAAAAGAAGAGCACTACGAAGAGCTAAAAGTCTCTTCCGCGAATGAACTGCTTCTGCCGGTAGATCAAAACCTGCGTTCAGCTAACCCTCTTATTTTTGTACAAACACAAGAACAAGAGTGTGCGTACTCTTTGGTCGTTATGACGCAAGCTCCTTTAGTTGGAACTGTTGAAGTTGCACAGATAGAAAGCCTATTACCACAGATGCAGGCGATGCTTGAAGACGTCAGCGGCATGTTCTCTGGCTGGTTCACGCCAGATATCCAAGGGTTAACGCTGGAGTTCGCTAATAAGCTTGAAGGCAACATCGAGCTTTCAAACGGCAAGCAAATACCAATCAAAAAAGGGCGAGCGAAATTCACCTTAGCGGAGTTGAATGGAACTGACAGCATCACGCTGCCAGAATCAACAGTTCGCGTATTGCCGTACATTCCCGCGCAATAA
- the ttcA gene encoding tRNA 2-thiocytidine(32) synthetase TtcA: MNQNDNRKETLEFNKLQKRLRRNVGNAIIDYNMIEENDVVMACISGGKDSFAMLDILLRLREAAPIKFDVVAVNLDQKQPGFPEHILPEYFETLNIPYYIVDKDTYSVVKEKVPEGKTTCGLCSRLRRGTLYSFAEKIGATKIALGHHLDDIVETMFLNMFHGARLKAMPPKLRSDDGRNVVIRPLTYCRETDLIKYAEHKEFPIIPCNLCGSQENLQRQNIKAMLIDWDKKTPGRVEKIFKSIQNVSPSQLADRELFDFVNLPLDRSEDRKAYEFEEAEISSSNIDESMFIDVTNV; the protein is encoded by the coding sequence ATGAACCAAAACGATAATAGAAAAGAAACACTTGAATTCAACAAACTTCAGAAACGTCTGAGAAGAAATGTTGGAAATGCCATCATCGACTACAACATGATCGAAGAGAATGATGTGGTAATGGCATGTATTAGTGGCGGTAAAGATTCATTTGCGATGCTAGATATTTTGCTACGTTTGCGTGAAGCAGCACCAATCAAATTTGATGTTGTTGCTGTAAACCTAGACCAAAAACAACCTGGGTTCCCTGAGCACATTCTTCCTGAATACTTTGAAACGCTGAATATTCCTTACTACATCGTAGATAAAGACACGTACTCAGTGGTTAAAGAGAAAGTGCCAGAAGGCAAAACAACGTGTGGTCTATGTTCTCGCCTTCGTCGTGGTACTTTGTACTCATTCGCAGAGAAGATTGGCGCAACTAAGATCGCACTTGGTCACCACCTAGACGACATCGTTGAGACCATGTTCCTTAACATGTTCCACGGCGCTCGTCTTAAGGCTATGCCACCTAAGCTTCGTTCAGATGATGGTCGTAACGTTGTTATTCGTCCACTGACTTACTGCCGTGAAACGGACCTAATCAAATACGCTGAGCACAAAGAGTTCCCAATCATTCCTTGTAACCTATGTGGGTCACAAGAGAATCTACAGCGTCAGAACATTAAAGCGATGCTAATTGATTGGGATAAGAAAACGCCTGGTCGAGTTGAGAAGATCTTCAAGTCAATTCAGAACGTAAGCCCAAGTCAGCTAGCTGACCGCGAGCTGTTTGACTTCGTGAACCTTCCTCTAGACCGTAGTGAAGACCGCAAAGCATACGAATTCGAAGAAGCTGAAATCTCATCTTCAAACATTGATGAGTCAATGTTCATCGACGTGACGAACGTATAA
- the uspE gene encoding universal stress protein UspE: MSIYNKILVVADINHDEQPALVRAIQLAKKSTSTSHITFFLSIYDFSYEMTSMLSIDERDAMRKGVIHQREIWMNKVAEPYLDDSIEFNVQVVWHNRPYEAIIAEVYSGEHDILIKGTRKHDTLESVIFTPTDWHLLRKCPSPVLLVKNDFWPDQAKIFASVHVGSETEAHLELNDTMVDRLLEITGRLDAEPFLVNAYPVTPANITIELPEFDPTSYTDAVRGHHLTAMKALRQKHGMCEEQTVVEQGLPEDVIPRVASENNAAMVILGTTGRTGLSAVFIGNTAEHVIDKINCDVLALKPSGYVSPLDPNLSKG, encoded by the coding sequence ATGAGTATCTATAACAAAATTTTAGTTGTCGCAGACATTAACCACGACGAGCAACCAGCTCTAGTTCGTGCTATCCAACTTGCTAAGAAAAGCACCTCAACAAGCCACATCACTTTCTTTTTGTCGATATACGACTTCTCGTATGAAATGACATCTATGCTCTCTATCGATGAGAGAGATGCAATGCGCAAAGGCGTAATTCATCAACGCGAAATTTGGATGAATAAAGTCGCAGAACCTTACCTAGATGATTCTATTGAATTTAATGTACAAGTGGTCTGGCATAACCGTCCGTATGAAGCGATCATCGCAGAGGTTTACAGTGGTGAGCACGATATCTTGATTAAAGGTACGCGTAAGCACGATACTTTGGAATCCGTCATCTTCACTCCAACCGATTGGCATCTTTTAAGAAAGTGCCCTAGCCCAGTTCTACTTGTCAAAAATGATTTCTGGCCAGATCAAGCAAAGATTTTTGCTTCAGTTCACGTAGGCTCCGAAACAGAAGCTCATTTAGAGCTCAATGATACGATGGTCGACAGGTTACTAGAGATCACTGGTCGTCTGGACGCTGAACCGTTCTTGGTGAATGCTTACCCGGTGACACCTGCGAATATCACCATTGAGCTGCCAGAGTTTGATCCAACGTCTTATACCGACGCCGTTCGTGGTCATCACTTAACGGCAATGAAAGCATTACGCCAGAAGCACGGTATGTGTGAAGAGCAAACTGTGGTTGAGCAAGGCTTACCCGAAGATGTTATTCCTCGAGTAGCTTCTGAAAATAACGCAGCGATGGTGATCCTAGGAACAACGGGTCGTACTGGCTTGTCTGCTGTGTTTATTGGTAATACAGCGGAACATGTTATAGACAAGATTAACTGTGATGTGTTGGCTCTTAAACCGTCTGGTTACGTGAGTCCATTAGACCCTAACCTTTCGAAAGGTTAA
- a CDS encoding FNR family transcription factor, producing MISEKPVTKRVQSGGCAIHCQDCSISQLCIPFTLNESELDQLDQIIERKKPIQKGQELFKAGDELKSLYAIRSGTIKSYTITEQGDEQITAFHLAGDLVGFDAITGDLHPSFAQALETSMVCEIPYEILDDLSGKMPKLRQQIMRLMSNEIKGDQEMILLLSKKNAEERLAAFLYNLSTRFSQRGFSPREFRLTMTRGDIGNYLGLTVETISRLLGRFQKADILSVKGKYITIEDHDALMELAGVSKE from the coding sequence ATGATTTCTGAAAAGCCTGTAACGAAACGTGTCCAATCTGGTGGCTGTGCAATCCATTGTCAGGATTGTAGTATTAGCCAGCTTTGTATCCCGTTTACTTTGAATGAATCTGAGCTTGACCAACTTGATCAGATCATTGAGAGAAAGAAGCCTATTCAAAAAGGCCAAGAGTTATTTAAAGCTGGTGACGAGCTTAAATCTCTATATGCTATTCGCTCTGGAACGATCAAGAGCTACACGATTACTGAGCAAGGTGATGAGCAGATTACTGCATTCCATCTAGCGGGCGATCTTGTTGGCTTCGATGCGATTACTGGTGACCTACACCCTAGTTTCGCACAAGCACTAGAAACTTCTATGGTATGTGAAATCCCATATGAGATTCTCGATGACCTATCAGGAAAAATGCCTAAATTGCGTCAGCAAATTATGCGCCTGATGAGTAACGAGATTAAAGGTGACCAAGAAATGATTCTGCTTCTTTCTAAGAAGAATGCGGAAGAGCGCCTTGCTGCATTCCTTTACAACCTTTCTACTCGCTTCTCTCAACGTGGCTTCAGCCCGCGTGAGTTCCGCCTAACGATGACTCGCGGCGATATTGGTAACTACCTTGGTTTGACTGTTGAAACAATCAGCCGTCTTTTAGGCCGTTTCCAAAAAGCTGACATCTTGAGCGTTAAAGGCAAATATATCACTATCGAAGATCACGATGCGTTGATGGAACTTGCTGGCGTTTCAAAAGAATAG
- a CDS encoding sulfite exporter TauE/SafE family protein: MTPDWIGAFVVGLIGAGHCMGMCGGIASLLSIGNAKPSPVIPLLYNLGRLLSYAVIGGVIGGAISSIGQLSDFNALLGWLRLFAAVFMIILGLYIGKWWFGLLFFEKVGQKLWRYISPIGKSFLPLKHPSHALPFGFIWGWLPCGLVYSMLTWAAVSGSWYNGAGIMLAFGLGTLPAMLTVGMGANFLKKLQQADLFRQLGAILILIYGFYTGYMALQLIIYTV; this comes from the coding sequence ATGACGCCTGATTGGATCGGAGCTTTTGTTGTTGGATTGATCGGCGCGGGCCACTGCATGGGAATGTGTGGTGGTATTGCGTCGCTTCTTTCGATTGGTAATGCCAAACCTTCCCCTGTTATCCCTCTCCTTTATAACCTTGGACGCTTATTAAGCTATGCCGTGATTGGTGGCGTGATAGGTGGAGCAATCTCTTCGATTGGCCAGCTCAGCGATTTTAATGCTTTGCTCGGTTGGCTTCGTCTGTTTGCTGCTGTCTTTATGATCATCTTAGGCTTATACATTGGCAAATGGTGGTTCGGCTTGTTGTTCTTTGAAAAAGTAGGCCAGAAGCTTTGGCGTTATATCTCTCCAATCGGTAAGTCTTTTCTTCCGCTCAAACACCCAAGCCACGCCCTGCCTTTTGGTTTTATCTGGGGTTGGCTTCCATGTGGTCTTGTTTACTCAATGCTAACGTGGGCTGCGGTATCGGGAAGTTGGTACAACGGAGCGGGCATCATGCTTGCCTTCGGTTTAGGGACGCTTCCAGCGATGCTGACGGTTGGTATGGGCGCTAATTTCCTCAAGAAATTGCAACAAGCTGACTTATTCCGTCAACTCGGCGCAATTTTAATCCTGATTTACGGTTTCTACACTGGATATATGGCGCTGCAGCTCATTATTTATACCGTATAG
- the ccoS gene encoding cbb3-type cytochrome oxidase assembly protein CcoS yields the protein MESLYILIPIAIVLVCIAVGIFLWAVKSEQFEDLERQGHNILFDEDEKAHNHSDSKPVKNEKANNESQPNLDKKNNDA from the coding sequence ATGGAAAGTTTATACATACTCATTCCAATCGCGATCGTACTTGTATGTATCGCTGTCGGTATCTTTCTATGGGCCGTTAAGAGTGAACAGTTTGAAGACCTTGAGCGACAAGGCCATAACATTCTGTTTGATGAAGACGAAAAGGCTCACAACCATTCTGATAGCAAACCTGTCAAGAATGAGAAAGCTAACAACGAAAGCCAACCTAACTTAGATAAAAAGAATAATGACGCCTGA